The segment taaagttagccattagtatggttaacaaacctggttatagatatgtgatgacgttatattatataaatgcatgaatctatcatgaaaatatgttgaattgaaaaaaaaaattaattcgtaaactccggtaatgcatacgggtaggggtattacagttTCATTCCTTTCTCCACATCGGGGACAGTCTGTGTTACTAATTAGTTTCCGATGTTGCATATTCACCTTCGTAGGCAGATAGTTCCAGGCAATTCTCCATATTGTAATCTTTATTTTGGTCGGTAAATTTAGTCGCCATAATTTTTTGTAAAAATCTCCATAGTTGGTTTGTAAAGCATAAGCTCTaggaaattcatcaaaaatttgtaatagtttataggcgCTGCGTACCGAGAATTCCCCCGAATAATCACCTCCCCACACAAGCAGATCGTCATGAGGTGTGCATGCTAAAGGTATCCGAAGAATTTTTTCAGCATCGACCGTTGAAAAGGTATTGTTGATGAGTTCTCTGTTCCATATTCGCGCATTACTGTCGATTAACTCATTAACTTTTGCATCTTGCATAGTATTAACAACCGAAGATACTTTAAAATTAATAGCGTCTGGAATACACGCATCATCATTAATGGAAATATTTGAACCTGTACCAACCCTTAGCACATACCTTTTCCTAAAATTCCCCTTGCTGCCCATATGCTTTTCCAGATGTAGGAGCTAGTTTTTCCCAATCGAGAATTTAAAAAGTGCTCATTCGAAAAATATTTTGTATTAAAAACTTGTAACCAGTGAATCTTGATTATTAATAATCCTCCATCCTTGCTTGGCTAATAATGAGATATTAAATTGCAACATATTCTTGAACCCCATACCCCTTTCTTCTTTTGAGCGGCACATATATTTCCATTGACACCAATGTATCCCTTTTCTACCTTTCCCTTTTTGCCACCAGAATTTTGCAAAAATATTTTTCAACTCTTCACAAAAAGATTTTGGTAAGAGAAAACATGACATAGCATATGTTGGAATTGCTTGAAGCACTGACTTGATAAAAACCTCCTTACCCTCTTGTGACAATAATCTTGTGCTCAACCAtcgatttttaatttaattttatcctttatattttgaaaagctTCTTTCTTTCGTCTGCCTACCACATTAGGGAGTCCAAGATATTTTTCCAGATTTGTGGAGCATCTCACCCCTAATACTGTTGATACCTCCGCTTTGTCTCTTTCCGTTGTATTTGAGCTGTAGAAAATTGTTGACTTACTGAAATTCACACACTGTCCTGAACACTGTTCGTACTATTTCAAGATACCTTTTAAGATTCGTGCTCCTCTATTTGTCGTTTGGCCAAACATTATACTATCATCTACAAACAGTAGGTGGGAAATTGTTGGCCCTCTTCGACTTGCTCTTACTCTTCTTAGTAAACCATCAGTTGTCGCCATTCTTACTAAAGACGAAAGTCCCTCACTGCAAATTAGAAACAGAAAAGGGCTAAGTGGATCGTCTTGACGGAGCCCTTGGGTGGGTTTAAGAACAATTCCTCTTCTTTCATTGATGTTGGCTTTGTAGGAGGCTGTGGAGATACACTTCATAATCAATGGCACCCATTCCTTTGCCTATCCCATTCTCAGCATAACTTCCTTTAGAAAAACCCATTCAACTCTGTCATAAGCTTTGTTCATATCAAGTTTAACTGCCATAAGCCATTTTTTCCCTATCCGTTTCTTCCGCAATATGTGGATGAGTTCATAAGCTATTAACACGTTATCTGTAATAAGTCTTCTTGGAACAAAAGCACTTTGGGCCCTGTCTATGCTTCTTCCAATGACCCCTTGAAAACGATTAGCAATTGTTTTTGCCATAATTTTGTATAGAACTATGCATAGGCTGATAGGTCTGAAATTAGCTAGACTTGTAGGTTTTGGTAGTTTTGGGATAAGTACAATATCGGTAAtattaaccaaatcaaaattcTTTTTCTTATTCAGGACTTCCAAAAACAAAATTTCTCAACATCCTTACCTACAATGTGCtagaatttttgaaaaaatagtgCTGGAAAACCATCATAACCTGGCGCTTTAGTGGGCCCCATTCATTTTAGAGCTGAAAAAACCTCTTCTGCTGTAAATGGTGCAAGCAACATTGCATTTATATCAGCTGAAATACTAGTATTTATTCCTTCTAGTATATGGGATAAATTTCCCACACCCTTCGATGTGAATAGatttttgaaataatttgaagCAGTTTCATTAATTGCCAATTCATCAGTGATTTCCTGTCCTCCATTATCTTCCAATCTATTAATAGTGTTTATTTGTTTACGTACTGGCGCATACTTATGAAAAAAGGTTGTGTTTTTATCCCATAATTGAAGCCAGTTAGCTCGTGCCCTTTGTTCCCAATACATTTCATCTTTATCAATCTCCATATTGAGTTGGATCCTAGTATCGATTAGCTTTTCCATAGTGGTATCATCTCCGTCGCTTGCCAATAATTCTTCAAGGTCCTTTGTAAGCCTATTCTTTAAACCAACTCGTTTTTTCTTTATTACATTCGCCCACCTCGCTAGGCTAAATTGTATTCTATCTAGCTTTTCGCCTATAGATCCATCCGAAGACTCCCACGCTCTTCTAATCTATTGTTCGAAAGATTCCTCCATAATCCACCATGCCTCGAATTTGAAACTTTGACTTCCATTACTGCTTTTCTCACTATTAGTACTTATAAGTAAGGGGCAATGATCTGAAATCGTATGTGTTAAATGATGAATAGTTTtatttggaaaaagttgcatccATTTCTCATTTGCCACACCTCTATCAAGTCTCTCTTTAATATTTGTTTCCAACAAGTTTCCATGCTCCCATGTGAACCAAACCCCCATGTACCCTATGTCCATTAATTGACATTCATTAAGAACTTCGCGAAAAGCTTCCATGCTTTTTTCTTCCCTCGATTGACCACCACTTTTTTCAAAAGAATAcattatttcatttaaatcaccACAAACTAGTCAAGGATGATTTTGATTTTTACCCAATTGCCTTAATAGATTCCATGAGGCGTTCTTATCTTGAACATAAGGCGAACCATAGAATCCAGTAAATCTCCACTCTTCATTGACATTTTCTTCCTTTACCAACACATCAATATGATttcttgaaaaatttttaagAGCTACAATAATTCTTGTTTTCCACGCCATACAAATTCCCCTTTTAGAACCTTCTGCTCCTACATCAATTCCATTCTCAAAACCACATCTCCTTCGAATTTTTTCCATACGCCTTCCATCAATTTTGATCTCCATAAAGAAAACCATTTGGGGCTTATGTTGCTTCAGCAAAAACCGAAGCCTTCGTGTTGGCCGTGGATTCCCCAATCCACGGACATTCCAGCATATGGTTTTCATTGTGCCTGGTCAGCATGCCTCTTGGCAGCCGCCGATCTATATTGGTGAAAATCATAACTCTGGGAGAAATATTCATCCGACAAAATTGTATCGTTTGTAGTTTGGTTTTCTTTGCCATCATACTTCATTCTTTTTGTTTCATCTTAACGAGATAGTTCTAGATCATCTCCTTCAAAAGCAACCTCTTCCGCTTTCCCTTTCCTCAATATACTTTCGCTATTATAAGCATCCACCCCTCTTTCTATCTCGATTCGTTTCCAACTCACTTTCTTTGTTGATTTCAGAATTCCTGTAGAGTTTTTAATTGCCCCAATCGCTTTTTCTTTAGCATTTATTTTATCCTCCTGTATCTTCAACGCTAGCTCTTTCTCAGTGTTTTGTGAATTAGCTTGGGACAGAATATTATTTTCCTCCACTTGTAAATTTAATTCAGGAAAAATCTCAGTATGTCCTACGTATAAACATTGGGGTTGCATCTTTTTTGAACTGGCATTAAACACGACTCTCTCTTCCAATTAATTTTAATTCTGCTTTCAAAGCTAATGAAAAAGGAGGatcaattttgattttgtttctttCTTCAGGTGAAAACTCTTGGCAATCCATGAGCCCATGCCCAATCCTTCCACAACCGAAACAGAATGTaggtaatttttcatatttaaaaggAGTCCAGAACTTACTTTGATTTTCTGTTGAGACGAAAATACCCCTTCGCAAGGGTTTTTGTACATCTAGCTTGACTCTCAGCCGACAGAATTCTCCATTTATTTCGGATCTGAAGACGGCTCCAAAAGTAACCCCTACAGTATGCATCAAATTCTGGAGAACATGGTCCAATCTTAATCCAAAAAAGGGATAAGTTAAGTCGGATTTGACTTTTTTCTATCGATCTATTCAACCGATCAAGAATTACTAAATTTTTTCGGAATAGCCATGGCTGCCCCTCCATAATTAATTCCAAATCTTCTTCATTTTCAATCATGGTCAAAAATAGATTCTGCCCTTCCAATTTAATTTCGAACTTCTTTTTTGTCTTCCAAATACTTTTAGATTATAGAATTTCTTCGTCCATTTTGTGCACAATAAGGTAGGTTTTTCACTTGGTACCACCATCGAACTTTTGACTggtacttggattaattccttaGCCAGCAGGGAGATCTCGTCTCCTTTAAAACCCTCTGCGCCACCACTCTCCTCCATCCTAAGCCACAGAAATCTGTTCTCTCTAGGATACTAAGCAAAGCACTCTTGGCTAgggtttttaaattttactttttgtGTATGTAAAGTTATATTGTTAACTATTTTAATCAAAATGTTGATGCCATTTTTTTTACGAACACTAttccaacaaaaaaaaaattatcattatgagtttgaatgaattttttaagaaaaaaatctaaaaacATTTTCAATGTTGTTTTTATGTTCATGATTATCaagtgattttttttaatttcaaaatatcccACCAATGAATTAAAAAGATAATAATGGTAATGATTGAACCTAAATATTTGAATCTAGAAAAATAAagggtttaaattttttaaataaaagtagacataaaatatatttaacctttaaatttatattccataatttaacataaataaataatcaatttaaactcaaattaattTTAGTATAATAAGAAAATTGAAAAGGTTTTTGAAAATTTGATGTACAGTTAAAATGATTGTATTGAAAaccaaatatatgaaaataattttataacagTAACTTAAGTTTAATATTATCCGTCATATTTTGATTTCTATATAAAACCAAAAGTCAATTAACGAAAAATACATTGTAAcaaatttctttttaaataatagttttattttattgaaaatcaTTGGTATGACGGTTAATATTTATGATTCATCTTATAGATTTTAGCCTAAGAGTCTTCTAGAGAATAAATGCTAAATTTGTATTTAAATAGttccttttaaaataaatatatacgtGTGTGGTATATCACATATATGTGGGTATTAACTTTTAAATTATATCGTAAAAAATAATGTTTAtgattttccattaaaatttacaaaaaattaattttaatagtcATTTTAATGTTACGTGCATGCCATATTTTTTTGACACAAATTCATGTTTCTTTTCATGTGTGTATTAAGGTTAGATAGTGTAAGTtaattctttttataaaaattaagttaattttgtttttgaaatttcaatttttttacatGTGTAATGATTTTAATGGCTTCCATTTCAAACGTTTAATTAAATCAGTATAAATTATAACCTTAAATTTAACCTAATTTTAGGTTCAATATTATATCCTGAAATCTTTATATATTactttgaatttaatttttaaaactattttaagTTTAGACTGAAgtcttatttatttaaataaatatcaaaattacacaTAAATTTTAGTTCAATGTTTAATTTCATACATGAATTTTATTTTGgcctaattattattaattatttataaatcgtaatatatatttattgttaaaatattaatataatttttttcaataatatattaagaatatttaaactctaaacttaaaaattattattgttaaaataaaactgtattattaaataatttatattaatatttgtactattattaaatataaataattaaacatgtatgtttaatattattaaacattataatatgtgatattaatatttaatattattaaaatcaaagttaaaatttattattaatataataatattaagctaatttcaaattaatttctacataaaaataaaattattcattcgaAAAATGACATATACTTTAAAAAAGATAAGTTTATTTTCTGTTTACCAAATTGTTTTCATGAAACAAAACACACACAAAAAACATTTTTCATAAATTGTTTTCACGAAACAAacacattatttttatattaatttcttCATATATACTATGCTTGATTTAGATAATAATTTTATTTCCAGAGGTATGTGTTAGTCAAATCTTAATTAAAGTCTTAAtactttaataataattttattatgtcagTTATTCTAGATTGTTTGATTTTTATTATAATAGTTTTGGGGTTTTGAGATATtgtattataataaattaataattgatGATTCTACTTAGGTTGAGAAAACACAAATTATTGTTTTGTTACTTAGGTTGAGATATAGACTTGgactttttaaattaaattttgtctTTTGTTTCAATCATCACTTTGGCTTCATCAATTTCATACCATTTTTTAGTTTTGTTTCAAAGTTTTTTACCATTAAATCTCAATCTGATCATTTAGTGTTTGGGAgcactattaaaattattttaaaatatattaacattaacattttatatttattaaatttagaaaatatatTAACCATACTAAAATTATATCACACATTATATCACACGTGGAAACTATGTACTTAGAACACACATGCtagtttaaaaataacatacaataaaaatgaaacatatggtttgaatctaattaataataacacataaaatatatacgatattaatataaaaaagattaaattgtgaataataTGAAATTTAACTATGTAAATATATCATATTAAGAATACTAAATATACTATAAATTTTTATCATGATGTAGTCGTTAATCTTGAGTTAATGTCAATTTCACTTATAGCATAAACTCAATAAAACAATATTATCGATACATACAATTAATGGAGTTAATaaagtgtgcataataaaattaaaatgtacaaaacatttcaaaatataacaGTGGTTGagtagtaaaattaaaattttattatcaatgCAAATGTCATGGGTTCAAATCTTTATAGGGTTTaggaaaatataatttttaaaaataaaatagagtttTGATTTAGTGGTAAAATTAGTGTTTTATTGATGTAAATAGCATGGGTTCAAATCTCACCGATGcaaattttattagtttttaaataaaaaaattatagtaccgaaataatataacttattttaattataaaagatatttttgtaattttcctaATCAAGTTGATGCCCGATTGACTTGTGACATCAACTCGATTAGGAGTTTAATAATAGTAAGAATATAGAATTAATGGAGACAATTAAGTATGTATAATACATttaaaatgtatgtatataataAAATAGAGGTTAGTTTAGtggtaaaattaatattttatcgaTGTAATACCACATGCAAATTTTTATTagcttttgaaaaaaaaaagtctaAACAACCCttaaataatataacatattttaattatggagGAATATTTTCGTAACTTTTCTAATTAAGTTAATGCGATTAACTCATGATACTAACTTGTtaggatttaaataataatatattaatttaatatatctCAACTTAACTAACATTAttataaaatctatcaatttaattatatttaacataattttatacttttacctcttactaaaaatataaaagttaaaatcaatagcaaataggaaaaataatataaattgaaGAGTATGAATACAATATATGGTACCGATTGGATTACCTCAGCCTAAGCTTATTAATCCGTCAGTATATAATCTGCATAGTTCCTCAAAATAATCAAATGGTGACATGCACCTATGTTTGTTTAATACATGATTCATCTTTTAATTCTCTTCTTTATCATCTGGTCTATAAAGTTGAATAGATCGATTATTTATTGACTGAAGTGGTCTTGCATTCGTATCCGAATCCTGCAAAATGAAGATTGATCATACGTGAGATCATATAAAATTTCTGTTCTGATAATTTATCTGGAAAATTTAAGTAGATTAAATGGAAATAAACTCACATCATGAACAGCCACACGAAGTAACCTCACTTGCTCCCTGGTTACAGTCCTCACCTGATAAAGGATGGTTAATTAACGAACATTAGCCAATTTATAACGTATATCTACACACGTCATATTTAAATTAAGAAAAATCACGTAGAGAGCAGGTTAATCGAACAAACCTTTCTGACAATGCTCCACACCACATTTTCAGTACAAGGAGGAACAGTAAGAGAGCCGATGTATCTGTAATATTTTCTACTGCCAAATTTAATGTGCCTTGGATCGATCACCCCCACCGCTCTCTCTCCGTCTGTGATATCAGTAATGGCTTCTAAATGATCCATCAGCTGGTAATCCACAAGTCCATAAGCAATTAGTCTTacaatattagattaaattaggAAAAAAGAAGTTCAGATATCAAAGCACCAAAACTCCTTTTCGTTTCAACTTACCGATGATAGGAAAGAATCTGGTCTTCCAATCTTGTACATGATACCTATTACAGCAACCTTGCCATCTGCACTTTCATGAACCATGTGTAGCTCTAAATCATACCTGAAAATTTTACAATTAATGCCTATATCATATATCATCAAGACAAAAATACAGTTTTCTCATTATAGATAAGGGATCGATGCACAACATGCATAATTATGTTCTTAGCTTAACGTAcatcccccccccccccaaaaaaaaagtgTAACTTGATCCTCGTCTGCATTATTACCTCCTTCCGTTGATAGTGTGCTCGGAAGGTGAGTGCCAATGGCACTGGTGGAGTACATACTCCGTACCGTTTATCTCTATAGCTCCTGCTTCATCTTCCCATCTCAACTGAATACACAAATTGGGTTCAGATCATTGGAAAACTTTGATAATTTAGTAATATGATCTATAGCTGTAAATGACGGAAAAAATAGGCAGATTTTGCACCATATAACATCAACATCTCGCCTAATAAAACTTTTTTCAAGTCATACTTAACAATGATTAAATATGAAAAGTGAACAATAGCCTTTTAACAGCATCTGATTAAACAACGACTATGGGAAGAGAAAGGGAGTAGTTGAAAATTTTGAGAGTTCAATTACCATCATATCATGGCCCCTGTTTCGTAAAGTGGCATTGCTGGGCTTGTAGCTTTTCTTAAGCCTCCCTAAATGGGAAACAATGTTAACTCTTTCATTGGACATATCAATGGGAGATTGCATGGTCCCATTGCTACAAGCACCCCATTCTGCATGAATCTCTCCCCATCTTGCTGGCCCTTTTGTACTATTTGCTCCATAATCAAATTCACTTTCATCCTCTGCAACAACAACAAGAGTTCAAATGAAAAGTTAGTCTGGTTTCTGATGTAAATATGGGAATCGGAAACCAAAAGCCAAAGTTGCCTCACATACCGACTTCCTGGGATCTTACCGAGAACGAATGCAAGGCAAGAAGAATGAAGAAACTGCAAACCAAGAACTGGGTTGGTAGCTTTACCATCTTTGTGAAGGTACGTAGCTTACAATGTCCAAGAGAAATTATTTGTGGTTAAAGAATGAAAGTGGGGAGACTGATTTATATAGGTTGAGTTGTACTTCATATcgtttgaaaatgttgaaaaaagGGGGTTTCTTGGGGGTTTAATTTCTTTCTAGAATTGTGCCGTATGAACACAAGAAATCAAAAAGCTGATAGCAGGGCATTAGACAGTCATACTAAAAAATGGAATTCAATTTTGAAGTAAACTCAGGTGGTCTTTGGCTCTTTGCGTAGTACCTGCCTTTTTCTTCTGTTTTgtcttaaaaaaaatattatatctttCGGTTGACGTGTTGGGTGACGGTTGAACCCATGGGTTTTTTAATCCATAAAAGTAGGCATATTTCCATTTTCAGACCATTCTAGTTCATTTCTTGGTCGTTTAAAATTAAATGATGTACAAAATTAAGAGGCTAACAAGTACAAAATTTAAGCAAAACTTTTGATTTGCGTTGAGGTGGAAGTTTCATCCTATACAAATATTATATATCAATTTTtcttttagattattttttatttaaattttattatgagtAGATTTTATCTGAATTTATTATGGTTTgaattcaaatatattttaattttcaaatattaatatactttttttttttaattgtagtAACTTTATGGGTCAAAAAAGAAGTAGGAGCTGCCAATTGGCAAAGTAAAGTGCTGTTTTTAATGCGAATTTCCAactaaccaaaatatcatcagatataaaaatttgaatttaatttcaaattaacaaCATTATTTCTCATCTCTGGATCTTTTGATTGCTAAAGTCATTACCTTCTGCAATTATCGCATTTATTTAATCTAATTGTATACCATAATATAGATTAGAAACATTCAGCTTCTATCAATTAATATATTAGACATGGAGAAATATTACATTCATGTATAAAATACGGATTCGTTGTATTTAATTTTAAAGTCTAACATAGATGTTTgaatatttgattttaaaattaagtaataTCTTATAAGCTgcaagtaatttttttttaaaaagtaaaaaaatcacGTGTTTTATGTATTTAGTCCTTTGTGAAGTATTTTATTTACGTTTGCAATGCATCTTATACCAATATTTTGGGTCAAATATAGCTCTTTCAACACCGGATGCTGCAAATTATTTACCTATTAATAAATCAATACCTGATTATAACAATTTGAATGAATCGTGGTGAAGAATGGGATAATTCTTGGTAAATATATGAATATTAATTGTCATATCCTCAACAATAATCCTAAAATTCTGCTTTTTCAATATCAACTAGTTTTCCCCATTGTACGAATTCAAATACGGTGTGTTGTATACATCAGcattaaatagtaaaaaaaacaTTGCAATTTTgcataaaatatatatgtaattataataaaatagctTATTGAGATAAGTTACATAAATATCGATTCAGTCTTAGTTTAACTGACATCAGAGTATTGTTGTCAGTATAGGAGGAAGCACATTGTCTTCATATTTAAAGgttaaaaaatgtaaaattatcaaGATAATATGTTAAtgatatgaaaaaaaaattaaaatagcaTTAAATAATGAGTAAGAGATATAAAATGACGTGACTTCTCCATTTCATACcatttttcctttaaaaaaattaatgtttattaattgaacaaattaaatataaaaaaaatcaaacataACCATGATTAACCACCAAACTTGGAAAACAAATTGACAGTTATTGTCAAAATGATGAACAAATCCGATTGTTTATGACAAAAATGGTGGATTCAAAACCCTTAAATTTAGCGGTTCCTGAAATGTTTTAGCGAATGCCggatttatttgaaaataaaGTGGTGATTATGTTATAGTTGACGAGAACAAGGGAAAATGTGTTAATATTTAAATACCTCATTAATGAATTCTTCTTGTGAGTGCAGGTACATGACATCAGGTTCGAAAGCAAAATGGGATTCGCCTTTGACGTTAATCCAGTCATTGCACACGTTTCAAACATTGGGGTTGGAGCATTAACCTTCAAAGTTTCTGAAATAATTACTCCACTTTTTCTCTCTCTAAACAAGAAATAAGTTTATCTTTCTAGTCGTCGACTAAGTCTGCCTCAAATCCTTTCATTCATATATAATATTCCAAGTTTCCAGCAAAGAAACTACAACTATATCTACCAAAAGCTACTTCTTTTTTTTTGGATTATAATGGTGACAATGTCGcaagtttatattaaaaaaaaaaatgactggttaaaaataattttaaaaaaattaactagTTGTCTTCAACAACCGCCTTAACCAAACAATTGCTGAGacagtaaaagaaaaataaaatattaggtTGAAAATTACAACATTGCCTTCCTCTTACTTTTGACTTTTATATATAGACATCTTCTATCATGTAATATTGAGTTCTTGTATGATGATTGTGTTACAACGGTAAAACATTGATatcaaatttaataaattaaaatctgTCAGatcattaataataaaattaaatgtgGAAATGTATTTAAATTCATTGATATATTAAAACCTTCAAATATTGTAATTTTGACAGTCAAAATTAACACACAAATATTTTAGAGTCGTTGACTCTCTTTTCTAAAGATGAGATGTTAGAAAAAGTTACTTATGTGTAATTTAGAGACAATATGCAACACCTCTCACTCGATCCAATAACAGAGATCCGAGCAAAAGATGTTACATTTAAGCACAATTATCTTTTGAAATCACATTCATACATTTGCTTTATAACATTTCTAATATACATTTAAAGGTCATATTTACATTACCAACCTAAGTACATATCATCTCTAAAGCCCAAAATCATATATCAAAAGATTTTGAAACTTTGAGAGTTGATGTGATTCTTGTGAAGCACTTCTCGTATCTTCAATATACATTCTCGTGCAATTAAAACTCGATTTGTATTTTTATGTCATCTCGGATTACCCAACAATGATGACTTCTAATCATTATACCGGTGACCCTATGGTATACCAACTATACCCAACTCTGCCTGAGACACTTAATAGGGTAACCAATGAATCAATACACACCATAATCACACAACATACTTCATATTATGCTCGTTTTTAactatattcaattcaattcttgACACTTGAGATCATTATGTATAAACCGAGACATGCATTACTAATACGCTTACCTTGGTAGGTAGTTTTGCAACaatcatatatgtatgtatacatatgtatatgtgtTAATGTATTGAACTCGaatcataaaaatacatatcaaaaTTTTTCGTTAATCGTTTACAACTCTCGTTTTCCCTTTCTCTCGAGACGACCTAATGTCATATTTAGCTACGTTCGATAATTCAATCATAAAATCGATATTAGTTCATATTCAAATCTTATTcaacacataatcacatattttacattttattcattttagcccCTATACTTGGGATACACACATTTATCCATATCTAACATTagattaaaatttgatttctatactattatttcatgataatttttaatttattcaatttaatccctaatgtgtaatagcccgattttgggtctagtcggaacagtggtttcgggaccacaaacccgacgagaaaaaaaaaattatttttattatatttttatagtctataaatttatgaaaatatttcgtaaaaatttcattcgaaaattttgacgtttgagcgatcaatttagtcaaaaggactaaattgtaaaaagtgcaaaagttgagttctttatatatgaggtgcctaattgttatgagttttaaattgaaagt is part of the Gossypium arboreum isolate Shixiya-1 chromosome 5, ASM2569848v2, whole genome shotgun sequence genome and harbors:
- the LOC108485873 gene encoding alpha carbonic anhydrase 7-like, coding for MVKLPTQFLVCSFFILLALHSFSVRSQEVEDESEFDYGANSTKGPARWGEIHAEWGACSNGTMQSPIDMSNERVNIVSHLGRLKKSYKPSNATLRNRGHDMMLRWEDEAGAIEINGTEYVLHQCHWHSPSEHTINGRRYDLELHMVHESADGKVAVIGIMYKIGRPDSFLSSLMDHLEAITDITDGERAVGVIDPRHIKFGSRKYYRYIGSLTVPPCTENVVWSIVRKVRTVTREQVRLLRVAVHDDSDTNARPLQSINNRSIQLYRPDDKEEN